The genome window TACAAAAGCAATGAAAAAGAATATTTTAGTATTATATTCAGATAATCCAAGTAGACTAGCTCATATTAATAAGATTAATTCATTAAGGAAACATTATTCTTTTACTTTAATATTGGATAAAAAAGACTTTAAAGAATGGCTTTCTAAGTTTGTTGATAATATTATTACAATAGAAATGAATAGAAGTCTATTAGATATAGAAGATATTGTAAAAAAAATAGAAAAAATAGGGAAACCTGATGGGATTTTGAATTTATCAGAATTATGTGTTCCATTACATTCAGCACTTGCTACTATTTTTAATTTACCAGGAATGAAAAGTGATAAAGCTTTAATTGCTAGAAATAAATACTTGATGCGACAATTTAGTAAAGAGTTAGAAATTCCTATTCCCAAATTTATATTAGTAGATGATAAATTTGAAGAAAAAGTAAAAGAATTAACTTTTCCAATTATATTAAAACCTACAATAGGAGGTGGTTCAGGAATTGTAAGAAGATTTGAAACATTATCAGAATTATTAGAAAAAAAAGAAGAGTTTTTAAGTTTAGGAGTTATGTATTCAAAAGACCCATTATTTAATGAACATTTAAATCATAATAATTTATTATTTTTAGCAGAAGAAATAATAGGAGGAGAAATATTATATCCTTCTCTTCTGCCTTATAAGATAGGAGAAATTAGTGTTGAAAGTATTTTTTTTGATAATCAAACACATATTTTAGCAATTCATGATAAAAATATTCCTAATAATGGTCCATATTTTGAAGAATATATGTGGTCAACTCCTAGTCGAATTCCACAAAATTTAATAGAAAAAGCATTTAAATATGTTGATAAAATTCATAGAAATTTAGGAAGTTATGTTTTACATACAGAATTTAGAACTTTTAAAGATGAGCTTATTCTTATCGAGTTTGGAGCTAGATTAGGAGGGGGACCTATTTATTCCTCTGTTTTAACTTCAACTACAAATGATTATATAGAAATTTTAATTGATTTATCATTAGGGGAAAGACCTAAGTTAAAGAAGGGTATTTCATATCCAACATTAACTCATTGTCTTTGGGCACAAAAACAAGGAAAATTAAAAAATATCTCTGGTTTATCAAAAGGAGTTTTTAGACCATTCTATTATGATATTCAAATATATGATGATATAGGCGATTTATTGTTAAGAGCTCCTAAAAGTACAAGAGCAAATGGACATATAGTTTTTAAAAATGATTTAGATAATGATTTTGAAAAGCTAGAAACAAGTGTAATGGAAGCAATAGAAACTATAAAATTTAATATTGAGGAATGAAAAAAATGTAGATTTTAAAAAATAAATATGGTATAATATGATATGAGGAAACTCGAGCCAGAGAGCCGTAACCCTTTAAATTAATAAACAATAGAATATAATTTTTAGGAACTCGAGAAACAAGAAACCGTAAACCTGAAAGATAACTGTTTAAATACAGCTATTTTTCAGGTTTTTTATTTACAAATTTTTTTAAGGAGGTATGTAAAAATGCAAATAAAAGTTTATACAGAGAGCAGAGTATATGGCTTTAACATAGATTCTACTTCTATCTCTGAAAATAAAATAATATTGAAAGGAATAGAACATAAGTTGATTATAGAAAAGTCTAAACATATAATCTTTGAAGATTCAGAAGGGATACCTAATATGAATATAAAAAATATTCGTATTAATGGAGTAACTTATGATGTTGATAGTTTTGATAAATTAAAAAAATTATTAATTTAAGGGGGAAAAATGAATTTAAAAAGAATATTAACTTCAAGTTTACTAATGTTATCAATGTCAATATCAAGTTATAGCATACTGTTAAGACCGATTGGTTATGACAAGATAATAGATAAAGATGAGGGAGTAGCATATGGGGAATTTTACCTAAAAAATACTTCCAAAGAAATGGCAAGATATAAGATAGAAATAGAGAGTACAGGTAAAGATAATGATGTATCTAAACATATGACTGTATATCCCAATTTAATCGCAGTAGAACCACTATCAGAGAAACCTTTTAAGGTATATATAGAAGATGATTATGGAGATATAAAAGAGGGAGAGAATAGCTTTATTCTGTCAATAAGAACAGTAAATGCTCCAGATATAGAGGATTTAAAAGGAAAAACTAAACAAACTATGTCATTCCAATTAGGAATGAAAGTAGAAATGTTTGCTTATAAAGGTTCTTATGATAAACCTTTAACAGTTGAAAATAGTAAATTTAGAGAGGTTGAGGGAAAAAAATATTGGAACTCTACTATGAAAAATGAAACTGGAAGAGGTTATGAACTGGGTATAGGATTTGTAGATAAGGCTAATACATTAATAGATGTCAAAACAAAGGGACGTCTATTTAATGGTTCTAAGACAGAGATAGAACAAGAAATTCCAGATGGAACAGACTGTATAATCTTCTATGACTTTAATAACTATAAGGTTATAGGAAAACAAAGAATAAAAGTAAGATAAATACACTTCAAAAATTTATTAAGATAAGGGAGGTAGAATATGAACTTTATGGGACGTGATTCCCCAAAATACACTATATAAACAGTATATAGAAATTTATTAAAAATCTTAGGAGGAAAAACAATGAAAATGAAAAAAATAGCAGTATGTGTGTTATCAGTTTTGGCTTTAAGTTCAATATCTTTTGGAGCTAGAGTAGCTTCAGACCAACAATTAGTAGATAGTCCAATAGGAGTAACTACTAAAGGAGATTCAGTAGGAGCAGGAGTACCATTTGAGGTAAGAGTTAATGTAATACCTAAAGGACCAGAGCTTGGATTATTTGATGAGAATGGAAACCTTTATGATACAGTAGTATTTGACCATGGTACTAAATTAGCAGGAAGTTTGCCTAGAAGTGTTGTAAAAAAGACAGTTATATTACAAAGAGCAGATGGATATGCCTTTTCAGCAACTGCAGATGGAAGAGCAGGAACAGCCACTTATACAGGAAAATTTGATGTAAAATCAACTTTATACAACAAGGCGACAAATACATTAACTCTTGAAAAACTATCATCTTCAACTGATGAGAATGATGATTTAGTAACAATGGATACAGAATTAAACTATATTAAAGGAGATAGAGAGGTATCAGCAACTGATAACCAATTAAGAAGTGAATTTAACTCTGTTATTTTAGCAGGAACTCAAGCAGTAGGTGGACAATATGTAGGAACAGGTACTATCACAGCTAGTCTTACTGTAAAATAAACTAACAAAATAATAAATAAGAATAATCTAATAGTATTTAATTAATATCAATATCCCATATAAATATTAGATTTTTTAAAGGGGGAATGGTAAATACCATTCCCTTTTTAAAAAATTTAAGGAGGGGCAAAATAATGAAGGGAAAAAAAATAGTGTCTTTTTTATTCTGTTTATTAAGTTTGAAATCATATAGTTATATGAATGTTTCGCCACTTATTTTTGACAAAAGGATAGATAATGGTGGAGAGGTACAAGAATACTATGTAACAAATGCTCTATCTCATAAAACTTCATATAGAATTTACCTTGAAAAAGGTAATGAAAATGATATGTCTGAATGGATTGAATATTATCCAAGAAATTTGAATTTAGAAGCAGGAGAAACAGGAAAAGTAAAATTATATATTGAAGCTCCAGAAAATACCAAAGATGGAGAATATACAGCTATATTAGGAGTGAAAGAAGTAAATACTCCAAATGTAGAAAGAGGTGGAAATCTTTCCATATACACAAATCTGAAAATTGAATTAGCAGGTTTTGTTGGAGATTTAAAACCTCAAATAGAAGTAGAGGATATAAAAGTTGAAAATAATCAACTTTCTATGAAAATTATAAATAAAGGAGAGATAAGAACTAAATTAGAGGTGTTTTTAGAAAATTCTAAAGAATCAGAAAAATATCTAGGCTCTATAAGACTCTTAAAGGGGTATGAAAAAATATTTTTGACTAAAATATCGACTGAAATTAAAAAAGGCTCTAAAGTATGTTTAAGAAGCTTAAACGGAGAGTTGATAAAAGAAATTGAAATGAAAGGGGAAAAATAATGAAAAAAAGATATTTTTTAATCTTATTTGCTATAACTTCTCTATTAGCTCAAGCTAAAACAGATGATATAGAAAAATTAAAAAGAGTAATGTCCCCAGAGGACTATGCTATTTTGACTAATACTTATGTTGAAAAAGAGGGAAAACAAATTTATGACCTTCTTATTAATGGAGAGTTAAGAAGTAAAACTTATTCTGTATGGTACAAAAATCAGAATATGTATTTCTCTCTTTTTAATTTTTTTGAAGCTATGAATTTTACTAACTATACTCAAGATAAAGAAAATGGAGATATTTCTATGTTTATTGGGGATAGTTTAGAAAATGTAATTATCAGTGTAAAAGAAAATTATATTGATTATAGGGTAGAAAAGTTAGCTTTAAAAAAAGATGACTTAGTTCTTGATGGAAAAGAGATATATATTAAGTCTGATATATTTAAGTCAATATTTTTAAGAAACCTTAGAATAAGTCAAGAAGAGCAAAGAATAAATATGAACTTAAATTTTGCGACTCCAGAGGAGATAAAGCTAAGACTTGATTTAACTAAGAATATGATAGATAGAGATAACTATAAGCAAGAGATAGTTTATGAGAATAAAAATAAACTATTTGAATTAGGATATTTAAGAACAGAAGCTAATAAAATCTTCACTAGAGATAAGAATAGTGATGATGACTCTTTTAAAGATGATTGGGAAGCTAGATTAGAATATCAAGGAGCTTTCCTATATGGAGAGTTAAATGCAGAATATGATATAAAGGAACATTTATTAGGGGACGTTAAATTAACTTATGATGATATTCATAATAAACATACCCTTGAACTTTCTAGCTTTAAATATGGAGATAATGGAGCTAGAGAAAATGGGATTAGATTCTGGAAAGATAAAGGGTATCTAATCACTGGTTCTAAAGATTATATCTTAAAAGAAGATGTACCAATAGGTTCAAGAGTAGAGCTTATCTATTTAGGAACTGTAATAGATATTCAAACAG of Candidatus Fusobacterium pullicola contains these proteins:
- a CDS encoding ATP-grasp domain-containing protein yields the protein MKKNILVLYSDNPSRLAHINKINSLRKHYSFTLILDKKDFKEWLSKFVDNIITIEMNRSLLDIEDIVKKIEKIGKPDGILNLSELCVPLHSALATIFNLPGMKSDKALIARNKYLMRQFSKELEIPIPKFILVDDKFEEKVKELTFPIILKPTIGGGSGIVRRFETLSELLEKKEEFLSLGVMYSKDPLFNEHLNHNNLLFLAEEIIGGEILYPSLLPYKIGEISVESIFFDNQTHILAIHDKNIPNNGPYFEEYMWSTPSRIPQNLIEKAFKYVDKIHRNLGSYVLHTEFRTFKDELILIEFGARLGGGPIYSSVLTSTTNDYIEILIDLSLGERPKLKKGISYPTLTHCLWAQKQGKLKNISGLSKGVFRPFYYDIQIYDDIGDLLLRAPKSTRANGHIVFKNDLDNDFEKLETSVMEAIETIKFNIEE
- a CDS encoding fimbria/pilus periplasmic chaperone, with translation MNLKRILTSSLLMLSMSISSYSILLRPIGYDKIIDKDEGVAYGEFYLKNTSKEMARYKIEIESTGKDNDVSKHMTVYPNLIAVEPLSEKPFKVYIEDDYGDIKEGENSFILSIRTVNAPDIEDLKGKTKQTMSFQLGMKVEMFAYKGSYDKPLTVENSKFREVEGKKYWNSTMKNETGRGYELGIGFVDKANTLIDVKTKGRLFNGSKTEIEQEIPDGTDCIIFYDFNNYKVIGKQRIKVR